One window of the Diachasmimorpha longicaudata isolate KC_UGA_2023 chromosome 9, iyDiaLong2, whole genome shotgun sequence genome contains the following:
- the LOC135166270 gene encoding protein lap1 isoform X1, with amino-acid sequence MGSSWWQCTACLRAQEEDICELQLNHCNLYDVPPDVFIYERTLEMLHLDANRIKDLPRPLFQCHELRVLSLSDNEITALPPAIASLINLEHLDLSKNSIKELPDSIKECKNLRSLDLSVNPFERFPDAITHIVGLREIYINDAYIEYLPANFGRLSSLRTLELRENNMMTLPKSMSRLTNLQRLDIGNNDFTELPEVVGDLTNLTELWIDGNDIRRIPANIEQLYRLNHFDCTMNAVHELPSEIQGWRDISIINFSSNELYQLPDTLCYLRTIVTLKIDDNQLNSLPDDIGQMSNLEELIVTKNFLEQLPSSIGLLRKLHCLNADNNYLRALPSEIGSCCALSLLSLRSNNISGVPPELGHLSSLRVLNLVNNCIQFLPVSMLNLTNLKALWLSDNQSQPLVPLQQEFNRDEDMMVLSCFMLPQKQRKELEQMEQAVGPISGSIVGTGRRICFAAEVDTEVPRQLHRAPTPYPKELRNLARHARNLQHQSLHDQRIHLERDGLIKEAVVAKSSPSLNLSNSQLHPLSSIPSSPKCHEDPLEESNQPVLAQEKSPEIREAKCVRNPGSEYLSRPPTIADYVSSTWKPEEYSRTNTAKIVESEKLAEAHKNPESSPSDQSKSNNDPPLSPPPYHIAAAFSKKAALFQQLNRCDLVDEMSTHSHKIDNHSRNSFNDTPQVQLCQNNNQNKNEQIDGDVGGRIIDHPVHKNLIFKEDRPSRIPILRGKNHETVSDTEGNFTADGNCNLAFNDFDDKDKSSEGFLSGIEGNLSPMTGRKYRSPLSSTYSQLRHSDRGKKINGSFREGLEGLSGQIGNNSVEMQNEKNSGRSTPVRNGEGDVNGVERSKPKDEGKPKLKWMFGPHRNVNVIPVQVRKNPGLGFSIAGGVVGNETGIIVTKVNPDGPAQGTLRPGDKILEVDGIDFTKSDHDSAVAILRSTGAVVTMLISRHQ; translated from the exons ATGGGGAGTTCTTGGTGGCAGTGTACCGCATGCCTCAGAGCGCAGGAAGAGGATATCTGCGAGCTACAGTTAAATCACTGCAATCTTTATGATGTACCACCGGATGTGTTCATTTATGAGAGAACATTGGAAATGCTTCATTTGGATGCCAACAGA ATAAAGGATCTGCCAAGACCATTATTCCAGTGCCATGAACTTCGTGTGTTATCACTCAGTGATAATGAAATTACTGCACTACCACCCGCTATAGCTTCCCTTATAAATCTGGAGCATCTAGATCTCAGTAAAAATA gtaTAAAGGAGCTTCCCGACAGCATAAAAGAATGCAAGAACCTGCGTTCCCTCGACCTCTCAGTGAATCCATTCGAACGCTTCCCAGACGCCATAACGCACATAGTAGGTTTGCGCGAGATATACATAAACGACGCATACATAGAGTATCTTCCAGCCAACTTTGGTCGTCTTTCATCTCTTCGCACATTAGAGTTACGTGAGAACAATATGATGACTCTACCGAAGAGTATGAGTCGTCTGACAAATCTACAGAGGCTCGACATTGGTAACAATGATTTTACCGAGCTGCCCGAGGTAGTCGGCGATTTGACAAATTTAACTGAGCTGTGGATCGATGGAAACGATATTCGTCGCATACCAGCAAATATCGAGCAGTTGTACCGATTGAATCATTTCGATTGTACGATGAATGCTGTTCATGAATTACCATCGGAGATCCAAGGCTGGCGTGACATatcaatcattaatttttcatcaaatgaaCTTTACCAGTTACCAGATACATTGTGTTATCTACGCACAATAGTGACCCTTAAAATAGATgataatcaattgaattcacTGCCAGATGACATTGGACAAATGTCTAATTTGGAGGAACTTATTGtgactaaaaattttttggagcAGTTACCATCGTCAATTGGTCTGCTACGTAAACTACACTGTTTAAACGCTGACAATAATTATCTACGTGCATTACCATCTGAAATTGGTAGCTGTTGTGCACTATCACTCTTATCATTGAGATCAAATAATATATCGGGTGTTCCTCCGGAACTGGGACACTTGTCTTCATTGCGTGTACTCAATCTTGTTAATAATTGTATACAATTCTTGCCGGTTTCCATGCTCAATTTGACCAATCTCAAGGCACTCTGGTTGAGTGATAATCAGAGTCAACCTCTTGTTCCTCTTCAGCAGGAGTTCAATAGGGATGAAGATATGATGGTATTGAGCTGTTTTATGCTACCCCAGAAACAGAGGAAAGAACTTGAAC AAATGGAACAAGCCGTGGGACCAATTTCTGGTTCCATCGTTGGAACGGGAAGGAGAATATGTTTTGCTGCTGAAGTCGATACCGAGGTCCCTAGACAACTTCATCGTGCACCAACCCCTTACCCAAAAGAGCTTCGTAATCTCGCGAGACACGCACGCAATCTCCAACATCAGTCTCTGCATGATCAAagg ATCCACCTTGAGAGAGATGGATTAATAAAGGAAGCAGTAGTAGCGAAATCTAGTCCATCCCTCAACCTCTCTAACTCCCAGCTCCATCCTTTATCCTCCATTCCCTCCTCACCAAAATGCCACGAAGACCCCTTAGAAGAATCAAATCAACCCGTGCTGGCGCAGGAAAAGAGCCCTGAAATTCGAGAAGCCAAGTGCGTTAGGAATCCAGGATCTGAATACCTCTCACGACCCCCAACAATTGCGGACTACGTGAGTTCCACTTGGAAGCCAGAAGAATATTCACGAACGAATACAGCAAAAATAGTAGAATCGGAGAAGCTGGCTGAGGCGCATAAGAATCCGGAGAGCAGTCCCAGCGATCAAAGCAAAAGCAATAACGATCCTCCCTTATCACCTCCACCTTATCACATTGCCGCTGCATTTTCCAAGAAGGCTGCCCTCTTTCAACAACTTAATAGATGTGATTTGGTCGATGAAATGTCGACACATTCCCACAAAATTGACAATCATTCACGTAATTCTTTTAATGACACTCCTCAAGTACAATTGtgtcaaaataataatcaaaataagAATGAACAAATTGATGGAGATGTTGGTGGTAGAATAATAGATCATCCAGTTcataagaatttaatttttaaggagGATAGACCCAGTAGGATTCCTattttgaggggaaaaaatcatgaaactgTTTCTGACACTGAGGGTAATTTCACTGCTGATGGTAATTGTAATTTAGCATTCAATGATTTTGATGACAAAGACAAAAGTAGTGAGGGGTTTTTGAGTGGTATTGAGGGAAACTTGTCACCAATGACGGGACGAAAGTACAGAAGTCCATTGTCCAGTACGTACAGTCAATTGCGACACTCCgacagagggaaaaaaattaatgggagCTTTAGAGAGGGACTGGAGGGCTTGAGTGGACAGATTGGGAATAATTCGGTTGAAATGCAGAATGAGAAGAACTCTGGGAGGAGTACACCAGTGAGGAATGGCGAGGGAGATGTCAATGGAGTAGAGAGATCGAAACCCAAGGATGAGGGTAAACCCAAGCTCAAGTGGATGTTTGGACCACATAGGAACGTTAATGTG ATCCCTGTTCAAGTGAGGAAAAACCCAGGTTTGGGATTCAGTATTGCAGGTGGAGTAGTGGGAAACGAAACC GGTATAATCGTAACTAAAGTGAATCCTGATGGTCCAGCGCAAGGTACTCTTCGACCAGGTGACAAAATTCTCGAAGTCGATGGTATTGATTTCACAAAATCGGATCACGATAGCGCAGTCGCTATTTTACGCTCAACAGGAGCAGTAGTCACAATGTTGATAAGCAGACACCAGTGA
- the LOC135166270 gene encoding protein lap1 isoform X2 yields MMTLPKSMSRLTNLQRLDIGNNDFTELPEVVGDLTNLTELWIDGNDIRRIPANIEQLYRLNHFDCTMNAVHELPSEIQGWRDISIINFSSNELYQLPDTLCYLRTIVTLKIDDNQLNSLPDDIGQMSNLEELIVTKNFLEQLPSSIGLLRKLHCLNADNNYLRALPSEIGSCCALSLLSLRSNNISGVPPELGHLSSLRVLNLVNNCIQFLPVSMLNLTNLKALWLSDNQSQPLVPLQQEFNRDEDMMVLSCFMLPQKQRKELEQMEQAVGPISGSIVGTGRRICFAAEVDTEVPRQLHRAPTPYPKELRNLARHARNLQHQSLHDQRIHLERDGLIKEAVVAKSSPSLNLSNSQLHPLSSIPSSPKCHEDPLEESNQPVLAQEKSPEIREAKCVRNPGSEYLSRPPTIADYVSSTWKPEEYSRTNTAKIVESEKLAEAHKNPESSPSDQSKSNNDPPLSPPPYHIAAAFSKKAALFQQLNRCDLVDEMSTHSHKIDNHSRNSFNDTPQVQLCQNNNQNKNEQIDGDVGGRIIDHPVHKNLIFKEDRPSRIPILRGKNHETVSDTEGNFTADGNCNLAFNDFDDKDKSSEGFLSGIEGNLSPMTGRKYRSPLSSTYSQLRHSDRGKKINGSFREGLEGLSGQIGNNSVEMQNEKNSGRSTPVRNGEGDVNGVERSKPKDEGKPKLKWMFGPHRNVNVIPVQVRKNPGLGFSIAGGVVGNETGIIVTKVNPDGPAQGTLRPGDKILEVDGIDFTKSDHDSAVAILRSTGAVVTMLISRHQ; encoded by the exons ATGATGACTCTACCGAAGAGTATGAGTCGTCTGACAAATCTACAGAGGCTCGACATTGGTAACAATGATTTTACCGAGCTGCCCGAGGTAGTCGGCGATTTGACAAATTTAACTGAGCTGTGGATCGATGGAAACGATATTCGTCGCATACCAGCAAATATCGAGCAGTTGTACCGATTGAATCATTTCGATTGTACGATGAATGCTGTTCATGAATTACCATCGGAGATCCAAGGCTGGCGTGACATatcaatcattaatttttcatcaaatgaaCTTTACCAGTTACCAGATACATTGTGTTATCTACGCACAATAGTGACCCTTAAAATAGATgataatcaattgaattcacTGCCAGATGACATTGGACAAATGTCTAATTTGGAGGAACTTATTGtgactaaaaattttttggagcAGTTACCATCGTCAATTGGTCTGCTACGTAAACTACACTGTTTAAACGCTGACAATAATTATCTACGTGCATTACCATCTGAAATTGGTAGCTGTTGTGCACTATCACTCTTATCATTGAGATCAAATAATATATCGGGTGTTCCTCCGGAACTGGGACACTTGTCTTCATTGCGTGTACTCAATCTTGTTAATAATTGTATACAATTCTTGCCGGTTTCCATGCTCAATTTGACCAATCTCAAGGCACTCTGGTTGAGTGATAATCAGAGTCAACCTCTTGTTCCTCTTCAGCAGGAGTTCAATAGGGATGAAGATATGATGGTATTGAGCTGTTTTATGCTACCCCAGAAACAGAGGAAAGAACTTGAAC AAATGGAACAAGCCGTGGGACCAATTTCTGGTTCCATCGTTGGAACGGGAAGGAGAATATGTTTTGCTGCTGAAGTCGATACCGAGGTCCCTAGACAACTTCATCGTGCACCAACCCCTTACCCAAAAGAGCTTCGTAATCTCGCGAGACACGCACGCAATCTCCAACATCAGTCTCTGCATGATCAAagg ATCCACCTTGAGAGAGATGGATTAATAAAGGAAGCAGTAGTAGCGAAATCTAGTCCATCCCTCAACCTCTCTAACTCCCAGCTCCATCCTTTATCCTCCATTCCCTCCTCACCAAAATGCCACGAAGACCCCTTAGAAGAATCAAATCAACCCGTGCTGGCGCAGGAAAAGAGCCCTGAAATTCGAGAAGCCAAGTGCGTTAGGAATCCAGGATCTGAATACCTCTCACGACCCCCAACAATTGCGGACTACGTGAGTTCCACTTGGAAGCCAGAAGAATATTCACGAACGAATACAGCAAAAATAGTAGAATCGGAGAAGCTGGCTGAGGCGCATAAGAATCCGGAGAGCAGTCCCAGCGATCAAAGCAAAAGCAATAACGATCCTCCCTTATCACCTCCACCTTATCACATTGCCGCTGCATTTTCCAAGAAGGCTGCCCTCTTTCAACAACTTAATAGATGTGATTTGGTCGATGAAATGTCGACACATTCCCACAAAATTGACAATCATTCACGTAATTCTTTTAATGACACTCCTCAAGTACAATTGtgtcaaaataataatcaaaataagAATGAACAAATTGATGGAGATGTTGGTGGTAGAATAATAGATCATCCAGTTcataagaatttaatttttaaggagGATAGACCCAGTAGGATTCCTattttgaggggaaaaaatcatgaaactgTTTCTGACACTGAGGGTAATTTCACTGCTGATGGTAATTGTAATTTAGCATTCAATGATTTTGATGACAAAGACAAAAGTAGTGAGGGGTTTTTGAGTGGTATTGAGGGAAACTTGTCACCAATGACGGGACGAAAGTACAGAAGTCCATTGTCCAGTACGTACAGTCAATTGCGACACTCCgacagagggaaaaaaattaatgggagCTTTAGAGAGGGACTGGAGGGCTTGAGTGGACAGATTGGGAATAATTCGGTTGAAATGCAGAATGAGAAGAACTCTGGGAGGAGTACACCAGTGAGGAATGGCGAGGGAGATGTCAATGGAGTAGAGAGATCGAAACCCAAGGATGAGGGTAAACCCAAGCTCAAGTGGATGTTTGGACCACATAGGAACGTTAATGTG ATCCCTGTTCAAGTGAGGAAAAACCCAGGTTTGGGATTCAGTATTGCAGGTGGAGTAGTGGGAAACGAAACC GGTATAATCGTAACTAAAGTGAATCCTGATGGTCCAGCGCAAGGTACTCTTCGACCAGGTGACAAAATTCTCGAAGTCGATGGTATTGATTTCACAAAATCGGATCACGATAGCGCAGTCGCTATTTTACGCTCAACAGGAGCAGTAGTCACAATGTTGATAAGCAGACACCAGTGA